The window cacgtcaattcgtcgctttgttttgccgtgaaagactgacaaacaaacagacacgcacattttcccatttataattatagaTTTATTAGTATAGATAAGTATGCATTTACTAATAAAAATCTTAACTTCCAGATCGAAAGAACCCACCGAAGAAGCCACAGAAAGAGGCTGTCACCATCTCCAAAGTCCTGTCCAGTACCCGGATCCTGACCACCAGTTCCTTGGTCCCAGCTCAGCTGCGAGACGAGCTGCCCTGCCCGAGCTGCATGTGGGGGCCCAAACCGGGGTATGGCTTACTTTTTATATGTTGCTAAATCATTTCAATCACACTTGCTCAGTAAGTGAGCTCAGTAACtatttgacatgatgccaacggccacttttcatcatcgcaccttgcaacctaaatggtcgcgcaccgtgcggtttcagaggaatttcctcccacgaacgctccggctgtggaatgagctccctgtcgaggtattcccgatgaactacagtatggggttcttcaagaaaggagtgtacaagtttctaatgggtcggcaacgcgtacgtgacaccccttgagttgcaggcgtccataggttacggtgaccgctttccatcaggcgggccgtatacctgtttgccaccgacgtggtataaaaaaaagtgtgcaATATAGCACGCGGGCGTAACAGGATTACTCCCGCTTTGTGTCTTTAAATTTTGTCTTTATTCATGTATTTTtctattgcaagtgtgatgaaaaacattgtgtaataatgaaacaaCGGTTGTACGTTCAGGcatatatgcctgaagaggggactccgaaattggcccgaaacatgtcgcagcagtagcgatataataacgtgagaacaaccgtagattcattatagtacattacgatacaagtgcgtaaaaaaggaagttcgaaacgagtggcgataaattaaaacacgaccgaagggagtgttttaaatcgacacgagttgcgaatttccttttcgcacgagtatcgtacgacgtttttcagtaaagatgagcttccgaagtttcgacctgttatataatgaaccacttctcgcactagtgcataaaaaaaacaccatctgtactgaaaattattttaatatgtctCACAAAAGTTTAGCGTCtataaaaacattgtgtgtaaagTTTGGGGTCCACTAGGCGCGCCTTCTGCATTTGTTATGAAACTGCGTCCATTAGCGTCGCGTCGAATCGAATTCACCGTTAATAGTAAATGTATGGAGGgttcgattcgacgcggctcgactcGGCCTAAGTGGACGCCAAAttggggcgtaagaatattgcaaagtCGAGTCTTTAAGTCGCGACGGCTTCCGGGAGCGGcccttactctcgttagtaatattcacaTTTCACCATATGACCCTACGTTTCACATACTATTTGTATACTAACTTTGACCCGcgccttcgctcgcgttaggaagAGACATAAAttttagcctatgtcactctccgtccctttacctatccccacttaaaaaaatcatgacaatttgtcgctccgtttcgccgcgaaggacggacaaacaaacagaaacacacagtttcccatttataatattagtatggattctcagggaccgtccacactcataagacgcatgtcttgcggcgcgcaatggacgtctccgccacgccgcctgaatgtaattcaaaaaacgtctcctcagtacattttgtataggaaggacgtaagacgcgtcccaggcggcgtggcgcgccaTGCGTCTAAGgtactggtcccatcgcgagctagtaagctatgagctattggctataaaaacgaacaaaagataagcactcccgtgcgaataaaagagacacggcgattttgatagctcaccacTGGGCAAATATAAACGTCGCAGTCTCTTTTATTTgtacgggagcgactatcttttgttcgtttttatagctcatagcttactagctcccGGTGGGACcaggggggctaccatgaagtgctaaagccgttcagtttaggttgagagagagggacggagctatggaactgctacAGCTTCGttcctttctctcaacctaaactgaacggctttagcacttcatggtaaccccccagtaccttatgagtgtggatggtcccttcccgtttataatattagtatggaggtCAGGTACGACGACGTGGTGTGGCACAAGCTCGGCAGCTGCGCGTGGTGGCCGGCGCGCGTGCTCACGCCGGGCGACGCGCCCGCCTGCCTGCTGGCGCGCCGCCACGAGCCCACAGACTACCCGCTGCGCTACTACGGTACTACACACAACTGTACCTATcattatggccgctgtacacatgggcCAACGGTTGGGCCAACCCTTGGAGCAGCCCCTTGGCCGAGACaagagtcgctgtttacacattggtgaaCCGATCACTTGGCATTAGATAAAAGATGAACgtagaatggaaaaggctagatAATTCTCTAATTAGGTCATTCACGTTGTCAGtaaaattttgttaataaataataatctcgtgataaaattaaattgtctgaaatattaacaattttttgaatattctgataagcacatttatctttttttgggcaatacattaaacatttgtaaGGAATTGACACTATTATTGATacagataaacttattattttcgtaaatctttcactactgtcctctctgacggctgacgacaaactgaatgaggcgccaacgtgtgaacgcagttggccattggcgccaagatcctttgatgtgtggacaaaagaCCGACCCCagtcggttggccggccagcgctgGCGCCAACCGCCAATGTACGGTCAAGTAGGCttacgcttggccaaggggttggtCCAAAcgttggccccatgtgtacagcggccttaacggcccagccacgacagtggtctaagcgcgacagcggtgagcggcagccatacgtgcgaatgaaaaatcCCATCGATgtatctcgctccaatgtatggccgccgctcaccgttgtcgcgcttagacgaatgtcgtggctgagccgtaaggcctGCGGTGGAAGCGTTGGGGCCGGGGCGGTGGGCTCGCGTGCTATGCGGCGatgactcaggacacttgtatacGCTtctattgtttgacatgcacgctaCATGCCCCGCCGcgcacaataggctactagactcatatcaaaATTGGCACAATAAAAGATTATTTTCTGTAGAATTTGAGGTATTAAAAGTGCATTGTGACTACGtattttttgaaatgaaatgaaatgaaatccatttatttgcttaacattttactaaaaattattatgatttttttttaattttggacatCAAAACATTGTCAGCGATTTAGTGACGTCATATGACTCGAAGGATTCCAACTCTATGTCGAATCATAAATGACATTTGTGCCTTATATGTCAgaaacttaaatgtcagaaaatgttgttttccagCAGAATGACGACAAGCACAGATATGTAAACAAACATGACTGATGTTCTTTTTGCCTGATGCCTGAAATTGCCGGATtaaataaaagtatactttaaaaatattttttgcggttttcaagtcATAGTCAAATATGGCAATATCTTTTTTCGGTTCATTAAAtagtaattataataatactattttttgcccgcggcttcgctcacgttagatagaggcaaaaagtagcctatgtcactcaccatcccttcaactatctccacctaaaaaatcacgtcaatccgtcgctccgttttgccgtgaaagacggacaaacaaacagacacacacaatttcccatttaaaatattagtaaggattagagagactttaaaaaagggtcaagtagcctatatgaCGAATATGCACACAGGCCGCACACTTAGGCAGGTCCACACAAAGATAACAGCGGCCCGAGGCAAGGTACTCGCGGCAAACGACAAATAGACATGCCTTGCCGAGGCAGCGCGCAAACCTGCCTCGTGCCTGATGACTGTAtgacacaaattaatacctagTCACTAATTAGCTCTAAATATATTTCAGGTACGCTGAACCACTCCTGGGCCCGCAGCAGTCAGATGGTGTTATTCCTGCCCTCGCACGCCACTCGCACCGGCGACTCGTTGCTCGCACAGGCCTTAATGGACGCCGCAGATGACTATATCGCCGTCTACCTTACATAACTTCATTCTACACGATACTGGTGTGTTATACCACCTCTCGCACGCCACTCGCACTGGCGACTCAGTGTTCGCACAGGCCATAATGGACGCCGCAGACGACTATATCGCCATCTACCTTACATAACTTCATTCTACACGATAGTGGTGTGTTATACGCCAATCGCACTGGCAACTCGATGGTCTATTATGTCGCCAACTCGCCATATACCTTTACTTAACTTCATCTTCACGATATTGGCGTGTTATACCACCTCTCGCACTGATCATAATGGACGCATCGGACGATCATATCGTTGTACCTTACATAACTTCATCAACTCAGTTATGTTACACAACAGTGTTATACCACCTCTCGCACGCCACTCGCACTGGCGACTCAGTGCTCGCACAGGCCATAATGGACGCCGCAGATGACTATATCGCCGTATATCTTATATAACTTCGTCTATACATTGTGTTATACCAGCTCTCGCACGCCACTCTCGCATACGCATTATGGAGCTTAGACACTGTTCCCACTACAAGCGATAAATCCGATAAGCTATCGGCGAAtggaaacgaacaaaagatagctCCCGTGGAAatagagagcgagcgatttatagttATCGCTCGGCGGCGAACTGTAACTCGCTCGCggtatcatcgcgtctcttagCTCATCGCTTAATCGCTTCTGGTCGGACTAGTGCCTTTAAAGCACACctcaaatcaaatatatgaaggaggcgcgttcctagcacacagtctaagctcgtgtaggtgaacgcgtagtgagcgtcagaatggcgggtgtacatcaagcaatcctggtgtcgtatacgtcaggagttagtgctagcaatgtgccaaatgtgcgccaaaatttgagcaatgtgctctttgaactccagagatatttaagaaattaatgacacccgccattctgacgtcaggttggcgggtgtacttccagttctagctaatggctgcttactcgagggtgaaagtactgcctaaggttagtgctcgcaatgtgcttccacatgtatgaaacacacactaattcagagagccgttgaagagtaatatgggattgaataaatatatctataagtatcacttttttgtgaaaagcgcctgaatgttaatgctgcattgcaggtaatgaacattgctattttatttcagcaggcgttatagacatctttattcaatcccatattactcttcaacggctctctgaattagtgtgtgtttcatacatgtggaagcacattgcgagcactaactttaggcagtactttcaccctcaagttagcagccattagctagaactggaagtacacccgccaacctgacgtcagaatggcgggtgtcattaatttcttaaatatctctggagttcaaagagcacattgctcgaattttggcgcacatttggcacattgctagcactaactcctgacgtataccacaccaggattgcttgatgtacacccgccattctgacgctcacaacgcgtactatgcttgtataagtgaaatctgacaggtcgactgttcgcgtttttgacaggcggtaactgttaggtaaccgagagggggtaggcggcataatattgataatactttttattatactgtgcttaacccttaaatgcatagtgatgtatatatggatcatgcatttttgactttattgacagcatgtcaaaattcaaattttaataaatctttgtcaaggtcatgcattaaGGGTTAAAGCTTCAGGCAAtacggcactggtcccaccgcgagctagtaagctatgagctatcggctataaaaacgaacaaaaagcattcccgtgcaaataaaagagacacggcgatattaatagctcaccgctgggcgagtagctataaacatcgccgtgtctcttttatttacacgggagtgattatcttttgttcgttttttagccgatagctcatagcttactagctcgcggtgggaccagtcaTCGTTTCCTTCTATCACCTATCACATAGTATTTcttattaggtatttaaaaagaaatattttttaagttacaCGACTGAGTagaatacctacttaatattttGTTAATATTGTGTCGTTCAAATAGGTATTTGCAAGTCAGCACACACTTTCATTCACTCAAAGGATTTAAAATAATCCTTTTATCTGAAGATGTGATATAAAAATACGATCAAAAACCATTTAAATTACAATCcatcatttattattttatcttttgacTATGCGAAGTAAATGTTGATTATTTTTTATGCGAATTTTAAATTGTGATATTAGTcaataatcttatttttttattgtaatcgTTAGACGTACGTCAGAAACTTATTTTGCATGTATATTAATCACTAATAAACTAGATATGAGAAtctgaatataattatgttttttaaagtaattagttttatttaacAACGGCACCCTAATTTGGACACTCGTGAGACCCAATAATGGACACAAATCTAAATAAAGAAGCTTAActtctttttcagtacagatggtgtttttttttttacgcactagagaagtggttcattatatgccaggtcgaaacttcggaggctaatctgtactgaaaaacgtcgtacgatacacgtgcgaaaaggaaattcgtaactcgtgtcgatttaaaactcccttcggtcgtgttttaatctatcgccactcgtttcgaacttcattttttacgcacttgtatcgtaatgtactattataaaatatgaatacaaTATTGTCTGTCACTAGTTTTTGTCTATTACTGGTGCCGTAGGTATAACTACGGGTTTTTGTGATAATAATTGGCTGGTCAATGTCCGAATTGTTTAGTAAATATGTATCATGACATGAGtttcatcgtgaggaaaccggactaattccaatacggtaaggccttcgggttggaaggtcagatgacagctgctttcgtaaaaacaagtacctaagccaaatcttgggataagttgtcaaagcggaccccaggcttccatgagccggggcaaatgccgggataacggaaGAAGGATGAAATGTATCATGCTTacttatgattattttaaatcCTGCAT is drawn from Leguminivora glycinivorella isolate SPB_JAAS2020 unplaced genomic scaffold, LegGlyc_1.1 Scaffold6, whole genome shotgun sequence and contains these coding sequences:
- the LOC125242056 gene encoding histone-lysine N-methyltransferase, H3 lysine-36 specific-like, producing MAQNVTWRSKEPTEEATERGCHHLQSPVQYPDPDHQFLGPSSAARRAALPELHVGAQTGVRYDDVVWHKLGSCAWWPARVLTPGDAPACLLARRHEPTDYPLRYYGTLNHSWARSSQMVLFLPSHATRTGDSLLAQALMDAADDYIAVYLT